Proteins encoded in a region of the Triplophysa rosa linkage group LG6, Trosa_1v2, whole genome shotgun sequence genome:
- the znf804a gene encoding zinc finger protein 804A: MACYYIVISSTHLSNGHFRNIKGVFRGPLIKNGNKHLDYGEKGKTLAKALEDLKANFYCQLCDKQYYKHQEFDNHINSYDHAHKQRLKELKQREFARNVASKSRKDERKQERALRRLHELAEQRREVQCAPGSGPMFKSTTVAVEGTFRESCCDDTQEENQSFAAQDSGGQIHSSGCGLASKQSPWPYNGRAKKQTFRRKIAFSFSFPKKASVKLESSAAVFCESTEEGLMERSHRQRLRTPPVELDLPSSINCEEAIYHTGTQQGQPFQKTGSVGIEGSSYISVGTENPSSADSDLCALLVYSEDVPSPSVSLLSTPPFYLNNEIVLDSEYSVESLKSGIAESKPQTSQEWKVEESSRTEEHSITSDPSEKSFSDVSAKNDSLQTQVQKEDATTKTSCPFTKPSQPFFSVLSRDGNTIFQWPSEMVTFTRTEPSLSFSCNPLHFDFKRSQIRRSVDTQERPEPKADEESSVCLGFKSCHSDKHIEESTASPRNSPSQGPESKVRKCHQYSSDTESCIRLKTYDRCRHFKDCIHTSKVRVRDRRHYRSHAKRKRRRRKKRRERHWEMESNVVKCKKFHRQPDCVEGLDSQFRGTTSQKVHRLEKSKQSAQNQAEDSSTAPEVEEGVGGERQEGPAEENGSACCIIPSDEFCVDDEKVLGNSRKKPDNPTPGELTITGQCSHSQDSSQSSNVDQVYQKELSQLQETDQNELCGGESLKRQRRYSQSDGDASKPDEFCDQCLLEENTSAGTEPTCYEHGMRRKRQRWSRVEDQTPCLANECAIVKNSTLNEQDKAMESPSMNCLVLKGKCYSSNGSDPISCSIDDGESSEVDSQTFTSINCALGHTVVDRGDWQSSSSSQINASCTKGSLSLETDLNQPKEPTKENSNIHNSECKAVQTAVKNCNKYSVAAQACLVNVRELALQRTDKATHDKSCQHSLQTPQQRFHLGIQTEEMLSRECFHTTSNLFQHPPSFQSPSDGMDRHCLLQIQSHGQVLHQQVFPTKLKSVLPRPHLPMSSAVLHPVHLSSSMPSGSITIRHTILQHHAPFLPPQPPLFSQVVPVSRFPLGPEICPPAAPTFVTSPQVQVVAPPPTIHPMTVTFHTLPRPAVFPPMLPPHPTVIPLQPLF; encoded by the exons AGGCTAAAAGAGCTGAAGCAGAGAGAGTTTGCCCGCAACGTGGCCTCCAAATCCAGGAAGGATGAGAGGAAACAGGAGAGAGCCCTCAGACGCCTACATGAGCTCGCGGAACAACGCAGAGAAGTGCAATG TGCCCCAGGAAGTGGCCCAATGTTCAAATCTACCACGGTGGCAGTGGAAGGTACTTTCAGGGAGTCCTGCTGCGATGATACCCAGGAAGAGAACCAAAGCTTTGCAGCTCAGGACTCAGGGGGTCAGATCCATTCTAGCGGCTGTGGTTTAGCTAGTAAGCAGTCACCATGGCCATACAACGGGAGGGCAAAAAAGCAAACTTTTAGACGCAAAATTGCATTCTCTTTTTCCTTTCCAAAGAAAGCATCTGTTAAGCTTGAGTCATCAGCGGCGGTTTTCTGTGAGAGCACAGAGGAGGGATTGATGGAGCGGAGCCACAGACAAAGACTCCGAACACCCCCTGTCGAGCTTGACCTTCCCAGTTCCATAAATTGTGAGGAGGCAATTTACCACACTGGCACACAGCAGGGCCAGCCCTTCCAAAAAACTGGCAGCGTGGGAATTGAGGGGTCATCGTATATATCTGTGGGGACAGAGAACCCCTCATCAGCTGACTCAGATTTGTGTGCATTGCTTGTTTATTCAGAAGACGTGCCCAGTCCCTCAGTCTCACTGTTATCCACACCccctttttatttaaacaatgaaATTGTTCTCGACTCTGAGTACTCTGTTGAGAGCCTGAAAAGTGGTATTGCTGAAAGTAAACCTCAGACCTCACAGGAGTGGAAAGTAGAGGAGAGCAGCAGAACAGAGGAGCACTCGATCACCAGTGATCCCTCGGAAAAGAGTTTCTCAGATGTATCAGCAAAGAATGATTCTCTTCAAACACAAGTGCAAAAGGAGGATGCGACTACAAAGACATCTTGCCCTTTTACAAAGCCCAGCCAGCCTTTCTTCTCTGTCCTAAGCAGGGATGGTAACACTATTTTCCAATGGCCTTCTGAGATGGTGACCTTCACAAGGACAGAGCCATCCCTGTCTTTCAGTTGCAACCCGCTCCACTTTGATTTCAAGAGGTCACAGATTAGAAGGTCCGTTGACACTCAGGAGAGGCCTGAGCCCAAAGCTGATGAGGAATCATCTGTCTGCTTGGGTTTCAAATCCTGCCACTCTGACAAGCACATTGAGGAATCAACAGCCAGCCCAAGAAACAGTCCCAGCCAAGGACCTGAAAGCAAGGTCAGGAAGTGTCATCAGTATTCAAGTGACACGGAGAGTTGTATCAGGCTTAAAACATATGACAGGTGCAGACACTTTAAAGATTGCATCCACACAAGCAAAGTGCGAGTCAGGGATCGACGTCATTACAGGAGCCACGCCAAGAGGAAGAGGCGGCGGCGGAAGAAGAGGAGAGAGCGACACTGGGAGATGGAAAGCAATGTGGTAAAATGTAAGAAATTCCACAGACAACCTGACTGTGTGGAAGGACTTGATAGCCAATTTAGAGGGACCACTTCACAGAAAGTGCACCGATTAGAGAAGTCAAAGCAATCAGCTCAAAATCAGGCCGAGGACAGCAGCACAGCTCCCGAAGTTGAGGAAGGGGTGGGAGGCGAGAGGCAGGAGGGACCAGCTGAAGAAAATGGCTCAGCGTGCTGCATCATTCCCTCTGATGAGTTCTGCGTCGATGATGAAAAGGTGCTTGGGAACAGCAGGAAAAAGCCAGACAATCCAACTCCAGGGGAGCTAACCATCACAGGACAGTGTTCACACAGCCAAGATTCATCTCAAAGTTCCAACGTAGATCAGGTATACCAAAAAGAGTTGTCTCAACTACAAGAGACTGACCAGAATGAACTGTGTGGGGGAGAAAGTTTGAAAAGACAACGTAGGTATTCTCAAAGCGATGGAGATGCGTCCAAACCAGATGAGTTTTGTGATCAATGCTTATTAGAAGAAAATACCTCTGCAGGCACAGAACCCACCTGTTATGAACACGGAATGAGAAGGAAAAGACAGAGATGGTCACGTGTGGAAGATCAAACGCCATGTCTTGCAAATGAATGCGCTATTGTTAAAAACAGTACTCTGAATGAACAGGACAAAGCTATGGAGTCGCCGAGCATGAACTGCCTTGTTTTAAAAGGCAAGTGTTACAGCTCAAATGGGTCAGACCCAATCTCATGCAGTATTGATGATGGAGAAAGCAGTGAGGTTGATTCTCAGACATTTACTTCCATTAACTGTGCCCTGGGTCATACTGTGGTGGATCGTGGTGACTGGCAGTCGAGCTCCTCCTCTCAGATCAATGCGTCATGCACCAAGGGCAGTCTATCTCTCGAGACAGATTTAAATCAACCAAAGGAGCCAACAAAGGAGAACAGTAACATCCACAACAGCGAGTGTAAAGCAGTCCAAACCGCTGTAAAGAATTGTAACAAGTATTCAGTGGCAGCTCAGGCCTGCCTGGTCAATGTGAGAGAGTTAGCCCTGCAGAGGACCGATAAAGCCACTCATGACAAATCATGTCAGCATAGCCTTCAAACCCCACAGCAGAGATTTCACCTAGGCATTCAAACTGAGGAGATGTTAAGTAGGGAGTGCTTCCACACCACCAGCAACCTGTTTCAACACCCTCCATCCTTCCAGTCCCCCTCCGACGGGATGGACAGACACTGTCTCCTGCAGATCCAGAGCCACGGACAGGTGCTACACCAGCAGGTGTTCCCCACCAAGCTGAAATCTGTTCTGCCCAGGCCACATCTGCccatgtcatctgctgttcTCCATCCAGTTCACTTGTCATCCTCCATGCCTTCTGGCTCCATCACGATACGTCACACCATCCTACAGCATCATGCCCCATTTCTGCCCCCGCAGCCCCCTCTCTTCTCCCAGGTAGTGCCTGTTTCCCGATTTCCCCTGGGACCGGAGATCTGTCCCCCTGCTGCTCCTACCTTTGTGACTTCACCACAGGTGCAGGTCGTGGCACCACCTCCAACAATTCACCCTATGACCGTGACGTTTCACACCCTGCCTCGACCTGCCGTGTTTCCTCCCATGTTACCTCCTCATCCGACCGTCATTCCCTTGCAGCCTCTCTTCTAG